DNA from Triticum aestivum cultivar Chinese Spring chromosome 7D, IWGSC CS RefSeq v2.1, whole genome shotgun sequence:
TTTGGACTGAGCACAACACTTGGCTTGTTGCAGATTACCGTGCTTGCGTGAAGGGACATTGGACGGTTCTTCTATCTACATCCAAATGCCGGGAAGGCGGTCTATCTATTTACATCATCACTCGGCCGACGCGTAGCGCGGCCCATAAATAAACAAACGGTCCATGGCAATACCACACGCGAATGGAGTGGTATCCACCCACCCATTGACCTATCATATGCTAAATCTTTCTTTAATTGATGTACTTAAGCACTGATCACTCATCGGTTTTGGCACAAGCTCTGTAGTCAGAGCTTGTTGTGATGGCCTGTTGGTCTTTATGGTGGGGGAGGAGGCGCATTAGTCATAATATTCAGGTGCAAACCCTTGAAATTCTGCAGTGGCAATTCACGTGTTGTGCTCAAATTTCAGGTCTGCTCCGGTTCCTAATGCAAGAGTGACAATGGAGATTTGGACTCCACCAAAAGGTGATTGCGTTAAGATAAACATTGGTGCTTCATTCGATCCACATTATTTGAGGAGAACTACTGACGCCGTCATTCGAGAAAAAATAATGAAAGTTTATCGCCACAAGTAATGTACAGTTGGATTTGGTTCAAGATGTTCTTTCGGCTGAGGCTTCGGCTCTCAAGAATGGATTGCTCTTAGCAGAATCCATGGGTTGTAATAGAGCTGTTGTGAGCTCTGACAATATAGAATTAATAGAAGTTATGAAGAATGAGAGACCACCTATGGATATTGCTGCAGCAATCTTTCATGATTGTTTTTCCATGGAGCATGAATTTGTTAAGGTTAAGCATGAGCATGCCATTAGGGGAAACAAATTATGTAGCTCATGAACTAGCCCAGTTGGCTAAGTTTCAAGTATGTAGGGTCTGGCTTGATGATCCTTCCCCCCACTATTGTACCTCTCATGGTGAATTATCTAACATTATTATCTAATGAATAAAGAGGTTATTTTGAGGTAAAAACAATCCTGCTTTAATTCCTCCACCTTGGGAGTACTATCTAGCTAAACTAATCACATTGGTTAACCTGCACGTTCTCGGTGCCCCACGTCAAGTCGTCAGCACCATGTCCATGTGTATAACAATGCTACACAGGAAATACAGAACAGAGATAAGGCCGGCTAACCATGCACCAGCGACCCCTGTCACAACTCACAACCCTCTAACtgtcatttcttttctttcttttttgataAAAGGAGCATCGCTCTCAAATCCATTTCTGAAACAAACAAACCGAATCTATGATCCTgggtaaggatggcaattttatccacggACATGGATACCCGCGgatacccgacccgaatgggtagggTTTGGGTACATTTGTACGTCCATGGGTAGCATCCGAACCCGACCCGATTATtcatgggtagggcatggatataattaTGTATCCGTGGATATACCcgaacccgacccgatagtatgacaTGGGGCAAAATTCAATGATCCACAATATCCCACCTTCTAATTTTTTTTTATAGAAATGATAAATGAATTGCATAATCCCTCCCAACCGTAATTTACCCCAGCGCCGCTTCACATTCTTTTTCTTAACTGGCTCATTCCTGTATCTCCTCGTTAAACAACCCGCCGTCGTTAAGCAGCGCCCCCCGTCTCCTCGACTTGCTCCTCCCGTAGCCATAGGAATAGCCGTCGGCGCCGCCAGCCCTCACCACtacttagagcaagtataatagagctgagtcagcgggctatacaTGTCGTCGTTCCCGTGCGTGCGTGGAGAAGCAGAGAGACTCTATTTTTTCGCATGTATAGACCAATAGCTTCTCAAGGCCCTGTTGTGGTTAGCACTTTTCAAAGTAATTTTGTTAGAATCTAATAGATGATTTGATGTTGTGCACTTGTGTTATGTTGTTTTGTCAAAATTTGAGTGCTTATGTGTATCTTGTGCAATTGTGCTATGTATTTTCTATATCTGTTGAGaaaacccgatggatatccatacccgatggattttcatcgggtttggacatggacattGTTTTTCgcccatggattttttcatggaTGGGCACATAATGTCTTCATGGACTTGGATATGGATTTAATATTGTTCAACCCGAGCCGAACCCGACCCATTGCCGTCCTTAATCCTGGGCAACTGGGCCAGGGTGTTAGATAATAACGAAATAAAACGAGACACGAGAGACACGGATTTtcacgtggaaacccttgcggaaGAAAACCACGGAACGCACGGCGGCGTATCACTATAATTGGGAGGAGTATTACATTACACGAGAGGACAAACCCTCTACGTGGTAATCTGGTGGATCTCTCTCTCATCTATTCTATGACTAGTTGGTACTATATAAAGGGACAAACAACTCTCTTTCTTGATGGACACGAAACAGAGTTGTAGTCATGCTACGTCTAGCACGGTTGGCATGCTGTGGTCCGATAGGACTCCATCCGTAGTGCAACATTTGTATGGGATTCGGAACACAATAAAATAACACAGGGTTTGGCTGTAGCATGACCCGTGGGCAACCCCAGAACTGAACTACAACAACCAAACTACCAAAAGAAAAGCAGAAACAGCCACGGAAACAAAATAAAGAAAATAGAAACCCCTCTCACTGTGGTTGCGACAAAAGCTTCTTAAACTGAACTGAACTACGACAACCAAACTACAAACAGACAGTAAACCAGCCAACACCACCATCATCTCATTTTTGTGAGTCACGCTGGCAGGAGGGGAGAACAGAAAAGTAGAAACAGCCagggaaacaaaagaaagaaaatagaaaccTCTCTCACTGTCATTGCGAAAAATGCCTCTTAAACTGTAATAAGCCATATTGGCACCCTGACCTCGCAAACGCTGCCCACACTGCTGTTGATTGAATGCCAGTGTCACGTTCTTAGTTTCAGCAGGGAGTAACCACATGATCCATGTAACATACTACAcaggaacaacaacatatataacaaTGAGCCATAAGCACTGGGGATAGTGAGTCCACTGAGATTAAATCATGTCTTTTTCCAGGCAAGGCCATCACATCTACGCGGGGTCCATGCTGCCGAAATTGCAACCGCTCGGAGTTCTGAGGACGAGGATGCTAATCTGACTGACTATGCCTCCATTGATCGACTCTGTGCAAGCAAGACAAGAATCAATCAGCAGATAAAGATACACTTTCAGTTCAGATTTTACAGATTCAATAGTTTATATATGAGCAAAGTGGAACAGATCATAAGGGGCTATAGTATACATAGTATCACATGGGCAGAAGCAGAACAACATTGGCAATATTGTTCTCAACTGAATTTGAAGCATGCGACTATGAACTGCAAACACTCGTTTCTGTCCCACTAGCAATATTGTTCTCAACTGAATTTGATATATGTAACTGACTGCAAAAAGGGAGCTACAGCATATAGTATTACAGGCAGAAGCAGAATATCGTTCTGTCCCATTGGAAATATTGTCCTCAACTGAATTTGATATATGTAACTGACTGCAAACACTCACTTTTATGCGTTTAGGGCCGTAACATGCAACCCAAGCTGGAATAATAGTCTGGCAGATGCAACTAAACATAAATAAACAGGCTTAACAAACTTCTATCTTGCTTAAAACAAGGTCAGCGTTCCAACTATCTtttaaaggaaagaaaagaaatagcaCCCCGTCTGTAACGGATCTTATGAGACTGATTCAAATCAAACAACTTGTGAGAACAAGCTATATAGAGCAGTGAGTTAATCATATTAACTTTGAAACAACGTCGAAGATAAAACCGTAGATGTGAACATGACTCTCCTGCCTCATTGCTTACTTATTTATTAGCCGTTCTTGAATGGAATGAATTTTCCTTAGGTTACTGAAATACTCAATAGGTAAATTGGATCTATATCAATCCTTCTACACCTTGACCATACAATATTCCTTCAAAATAATTGTTGATTTCATGAGGACTAACATAATAGTGGATGCATAAGCGATATGAAAGATCCTTTCTCCTGCCTGGTTCATTCTCTAAAAACGGCATTTTGCACAAAcagaacaaacaaacaaacaaacaaacaaacaagacaACGAATCACAATTAGTACATTTGCTTGATTAGCTTTTCCACAAGCACAAGATAAATAACTACTACTAAATCATGCAAACAAGAACAACCAACTGCAATAGAAAAGGATACAATAGAAAGTTTACCTCTTCATACTGTCGGTGAAGACAACAGCGATGGTGGGAAGTCGGCATATAGGCACACTTTAGAACCGGAAAACCCGGAAGATTCCGCACACATCCTCTCAACCTGCATTGTCCGGACATCCAGTTTGCAAAATTCCATGATTGGTGGGCTAAGCGATAAGTACTTCGGGGTTTCTATCCTTAGTAGGATCAAGTACTTCTCTGTTCCACCTACAATACGATACCGATACCAAGAACCTAGTGAGATTTTCTCCATCTGCCACTCGCCGAAGCTCTCGCCTTTGTTTTGCCTAATGGTATAACAGAGATAAGATTCACCATTTGCATTTCCATAACCTGTACTAAGCATCCCAAGCCTGCCTTCCCCTGCATCCACAATAGCTATATCTTGCCGGTTCCATTGTCCAGGTGGGAGGTCAGCAATGGAAAACTCCATAGTTCTGGTGTCAAGCACAAGCAAATCCGTATTGTTCATCGGCAAGACCCAGTAGACGCAGCCGCCCACCAAATGGCGCCTGATAAAATACAAAGGCTGCCTGTCAATAACCAGATCACTCCAGGTCTGGGATGCAGTAGCTCGCCATTGCCCAGTGGTCGAAGAGAAGACAAACACGGCCATATTGGTTTTGCAAGATGCCGACCAGATCACTCTGAACGTCGTCTCTTCCACCAGGGCAGCCTCCTCATCGCTGAGTGGAATGAGGCTGGGCTCGCAAGACCACCCTAAAAATTCGTCATCTTGCCTCTCCACCGATGCCACTAGGCCATCGGGCAGTGGGGGAAGCAGGATGTACCGCCGGTGCAAGGGGTCGCACACCACGAGCTCCGGGAACATCGAGATCGAGGGCCCTTCAGCCATCATGTTTTGCTTGCCgacgaggaggacgcggccgtcGCGGATGTCCTGGACGGCCCATCGGCGGCGCGAAGGCAAGAACGAAAAGGAGAAGTCAGCGGCCAGGGCGAGCGCGCGGGCGGCGGGCGCGGAGGTGTGAGGCGGCTGAGCGGGGTGGAACCCGCCGAGGCAGAGAAAGCCGAGGACTGGTGGTGGGTGGAGGCGGCGGAATCGGCGGAGGAACGAGCCGTCGGTGACGACGCGGCGAAAGGTAAcgcaggcggcggaggcgcgggcgagGTCTTCTGGGTCGAGCAGCCGGATGAAAATCTCCGCCAAGAGGTGGCCGGGGAGGACTGAGATCCAGTGAAGGCACGCTGCAACTTTACCCTTCTAATCTCCATCCAATCCACATCCTACAGTCCAGATCACACAAGGGGAAAGGCTCTCAACACTTAGCGCTTTTGTGTAGATGATTACTCAACATTGACACTTATTGCTGTAGCATTCGGACATTATGCGCTGCAGCCTTTTAATATCAAGTTCTACTGGATTTAGTGTCAACTGCAATTGATTTATTTCACTTTGATTGCATAATGCActaatgtataaccaaaccaaattTTGTTTTATAGTCTGCTCATGAGTATCTGCAGTTCTTTATTTTTTGGGTTTCAATCTGTTCAAATAAAACTGAGTTCAAGTGCCATTGCATCGTTGTTTGCAGCTTATTAATGTTTGCTGCTATCCTGAAAACTGCTAAGTGTTAAGAGCCTTTTCTCTTGTGTGATCTGGACCGTAGGATGTGAATTGGATGAAGATTAGCAGGGTAAAGTTGCAGCGTGACTTCACTTGATAAAGGCACTGGATCTTAGTCCGGCCGGGGATCTCAGGCAGAGGTGAGTGGATTTTCTTGCGGGTCGTCATTGGCGTGGACTGTGGAAAGGGAAGCGCCGGCCGCCGGAAATCCTCGATGCGAGTCTTGTGTGCGCTTTTTTTTCTTTGAGGCAGAGTGTTGTGTGCTGCTCTCAGCTGCTGGAGTTGAGCGATCTTTTTGGGCTGCCACCACAGGCCTTGAACGACCAGAATGTGTAACGGGCCAGCTTTCGGGCCCATACTCGGCCGACCGTCGTGCCAATTCTTTTTGTTCACTTtagcaaaaaaaatcaaagaacTGCTAGAGCTTTTGctaaaaaaaacacacacacaaactaCTAGAGCGCCAATTTCTTAAAAAAAAACTGTTAGAACGCCAGTTTGAAAAGTGTATTTTCCCTTCCAAAAAAACCTGTATGTTCCATGCTTACAAAATTCATTTTTATGTGATATTTAAGTTTTACAGTGTTATACATGAAAACTGTATTTTCCATGCTCACAAAAATTCAtttttatgtgatagttatgtGATGAAGTTCATAGTAATGTTAATATACTCAGAATGACAGCAGGGGCCTTTCCTACGTCTTTCACGGTATAGGGAAACACTTATCCTCAACCGGCAGATAACTGGGCCGCGTCCGTCACCTTCCCTGCATGACACACGTCCCGCATACCATCCTTCAAGAAACTCGCTTTTGCAACAGGAGCTATGCTTTCAAAACATATGCAGTGTTGCAATACTCTATGACGGGTCTACGTTTTACAACAAAACTTCTCTTGCAAATTATTTCTACAACAAGACCTCAGTTGTAAAAAAAATTACAATAAAACCTCAGctgcaaaaaaatacaaaaaaccgATGTTGCAAAAAAATCCGCAACAAGacctatgttgcaaaaataatTCCGCAACAAGACATGCAGGAGGGGAATTACAGAGTTCGCCTCTCGACATCTTGTTTGGTAAGCGGAATTTTGACCCAGGCGCCCTAGTGTTGCCTAACCGTTCGGTCATCGAAAAGATCTCGGGCGACTCACCAAAGCACGAAAGCCAGTTAGCAGAAATAATTCCGCAACAAAACCTGTGTTGCAGGACGAAGGCACGTTCGGCAGTGTGATGCGGTAAATCCGACGGCTCGTGACCCGGCTGATCTTAGCGGACGCGTAGCACACCCCATATATATACAGATCCCACAAATAAAAACTTGGAATGGGCACGCTCTCTGAAGTTCCCTTCCATACAATGGTTTACCACTTTCACATTGGATTCTGTAATCATCGAGACATACTAGTTAAAAAGAAGTATGCGCTTGTAACATATTCGATTTAAGGTAAATCAAGAGTGTGTTCGGGGGAGGGATGTGCTGGTAAATCAAGAGCTGGTAGATGCATTTACGGCGGGGATGTCTGGTGGCCGTTTGTACAGCTGTCGGCGTTAGACGGCTCAGGTGGGCTCAGAAGGGAGGCTGAGCCGTGCGGCGTGCTTCTGGTCCGGACGCACAGTGCTTCGCCCGTTACAATCAATGCGTCGTCCATCGATCCTATTTCTGGGAGAATACCGTGAAGAAATACAGCAAAGGGCGCACATCCCCAAGCAATCTGGCGGCTAAGATATCGGGATCAGCTGAGCCCGAGCTCAGAAACTGATTTCCGTGTAGACAGGGTTTACATAGGATTTTTCACTCATCCATTGGCTGCAGCAGCCGGCAGGGATATACGGATCAATTCCATGATCCAACAAACCGGGCGTCAAGAAATTCTATATCAAATGGAGTACAATAAACAGTACTATAATGAATTCATAACGAACGGTCCATGGCAAAGTCACATGCCATAAGGTATCAATCCATCAGGTCCATGGCAAAGTCACACGCCATAAGGTATCAATCCATCAACATATCAATCGGTATTCATGCCTCCACAGCGATAAAGCTTCTTAATTTGTAGCCATGCTAGCACCCTGACCTTGCAACTGTCAAATCACAGCGCCACATTCAGCTTGGGGTTCCGAGGACGAAATGCTCGTCTAACTATGACTTCGTCGATTGGCTCTGCACAAACAGGACGAGAATCAATCAGACGACACAGAAGAAAAACATTCAGCTCAGGTTGCACAAATTAAGTAGCACTTCAGAGCAGAATCGAACAGACTAATCACAGGCCCGTGCTTCGCTTCGCTCCTAGATGCTCATTTTGATCGAAGGCTTTATGAATTAATTACCGCAAGTATCTAGCAGGGTATACTTTTTCTACCTGGATGGCCGGCCAGCTAGTTTTAGCGGTACAACGAAAGAAATCTCTCCTCGAGGTGGCCTTACAACACTAATTTCACGGATGCTATATTTATAAAGGGTGGTGGTTTGTGGCTTTGTGTTAGTGAAACACGCATTAAGAGCTGGGTTTACGTAAGCGCCATGTGCAGCAGGTTCAATTGTCGTAAATTTTGCCCATTGTCTGCAAATAATTAGTGCTAAATAAGCATAGGCAAATTCAATACAGAATTTGCAAATTACTCTGGAAGCTCTGACACACGTATCTGTCGTATTCCAATGTTGCTGCAGATTCGTGGAGATGAAGTACAGCAGTGGATTAATTTGACAGTGTGAATCAACTGAACTAACAGATGCTTTCCTGATTAGTAAACAAAACATAACTTATTACCACACAATGTAAAATGAAAGAAACTGGGAGGAAATAACAGAAATAAAAACCTGCATCTCTTCTGGGAAATATTACTTAAAACTACCTCTGTTTCTAGAAAAGCTTGCTATTAATGCTTGGCTGAATGCTAGTTGCGCATGAATTTTTGGTTAGTAAATTTAATGTTATTTCGTAGGAAATCGGGATATTTAGTTAGCTGTAGATGCACTTGTCATAAATAACTCAGTAGGCAAAAATCATGCAATAGCTTGCCCTATTTCAAACTGAACCTGCTGCTTTTCTGTGTCTGTTTTTCTACTGGTCATTTGGTTGGGCAAGACACTTATTTCTATTTAACTGAAGATGAATTTCCACATTGACAAACTCAATTTTCTAAACATAAATTTCTTTTGCTTCAAGAATTTTTTGTAGGCTTTCGCATTGGACtttatatattactccctccgttctagaataagtgtcgctgatttagtctAAATCagctaaatcagcgacacttattttgggacggagggagtagttcatagaGATAAGAAATTTGACATGAGCATAAGAAAGGGACAGTAAACATTGACCGACATGCCCCATAAAAATGGATTCCATATGACTGAGTGCTTGATTTTACTTTGTAAAATGGGATATTTTATTCTTCATTGCATATATGTGGAAGCATTTAAAATTTGGAAACTTATAAAGCTGCTGTGATTAGATGTAGAATTGAATAGTTGGTCGAATAAAGAAGTTACGTTTTCTTGTATGCTTCCACAACAGATTTCATATGTTAGTTCATGAAGACAAGTTTGACATGAACATAAGGCTGCAAGGCAATAACCATAGCCTGGCATGCCCACCAAAATGGATTCTGTTTGAGTCAATTGCTTGATATTTTTATAAAATGGATTAATTATTCTTCATTGCATAGATGTGGAAGCATTTGGAATCTGGAAACTAATtgcctaataattctttgagaGTACAAACCACTGCTAAAGCTGGTGTGACTAAAAGTAGAATTGAATAGTTTGTCTATTTCAGAAGTACTGATCTAATCTATCACTTGGCTTAAACAATTTTTTGTAGGCTTTCAAAAATGACTGCATATATTAGTTCCTAAAAGATTGGAATCTTGACATGAACATAAGCAATGAGGCTGCATGCCAGAGACCACATCTTGATATGCCCACAAAAAATGGACTCTGAGTAGCTTTGTTATTGGTGCTTTTTAGATAAACTGAATTAATTCTTCTTCACTTTATAGATGTGGGTTAGGCTTATATCAGAATTTTGATTTCATTGATTGAGATTTCACAACTTGCAGCATCCAGTCATGCATGATTCAAACTTCGTGGCATCATTGCAAGTACCTAATATGGAAATCTAGTATTGGCTTTTGATCAGGGACCGCGCCAAGACTGGGTGCACAGGAAGGCATCATTAGTATCTTACCACTTCATGCTGGCTGCTTGTCGGTTTGTTGTTCAGTGGTAGTGACACTGCGTGTGTTTGTCGGGGATGGAAGAGTGGCTTGTTGTGTTCTCTACTGGCAGAGAAtcaaaatatttatagtatttgtAGAGTTGTCTATTTAAGTAGTCATGTCACCCGCCAAAAAAAAAAACACATGTTAATTACTCATCGGATTCAGAACTGCCATTTGTGTGCGCAACTTCCACAAATTAGCAACTGCCAGCTATTTGTTTCTGTGTGTAGTACCACCACGCCAAATGGCATGTCAACTTGCTGCTTAAGCCCATGTATAAGTAAATTGCCTCGGTTCACATGTTATAGCCTTATAGGCTTAATAAATATTTTTAATAGCCTCTGTTTACATGTTTAAGGGAGCCCTGCATAAGAAGTTCCGCTGCATAACTTATTAATGATGTTGTGGTCTAACGTGGATTAGGAGGAAGAAACTGATGCGTAACTTGTTAATGCTGATTACATGGTTTAACATGGATTCAAGATTAGGCGGCAGTTTTAGAATAAGGAGGCATTACATAGACAGAAGCAGAACATCATTTGTGTCCCATTGGTAATATTGATCTCAACTGAATTTGAAAGATGTAACTGTAAACACTCACTTTTATGTGTTTAGCACAGTGGTTTGCAATGCAAGTTAGAATATATAGCCAGGCAGAGGCATATAAGCATAAATATATGAGTTCGGGAGAACTTCGATCATGCAAAAGAGATAGATTTATTTTTCAGCCTTACACGACTCTCCATATTACCTAGTAGTCTAACAAACTTCTAACTTCAGTCACTTAAAAAAAACTTCTAACTTATCTTTGAAGTTAAAAAAATCAAGGTCTCTTGGCAGCTGCAATCGACAAACTGTGTGTCTGTGGTGTGCCCTCTAGCTTGCTACACAAATTGATGCTTATATTTGGCATGCCTGTGAGACTTGGAAAGAGGCAAATAATATTGTTCTAACTATCTTAGAAGGAAATAGAAAGAAAAACTGGGAACCCCACATATAACCAATCTTATGAGGCAGATTCAAATCAAACAGTTTGTGCGCTTGAATTGTTACTGCTATGTCAGATTTATTTCGAAACAACATTGAAGATAAAATCATAGACGTGAATATGACCAAGAGTAAGCTTTTCTATCTCCTTATATACTTACAAAGGATAAAAAGCAGACAAGATGAGCTGCGGTTGAATGAAAT
Protein-coding regions in this window:
- the LOC123171218 gene encoding uncharacterized protein, whose product is MTTRKKIHSPLPEIPGRTKIQCLYQKGKVAACLHWISVLPGHLLAEIFIRLLDPEDLARASAACVTFRRVVTDGSFLRRFRRLHPPPVLGFLCLGGFHPAQPPHTSAPAARALALAADFSFSFLPSRRRWAVQDIRDGRVLLVGKQNMMAEGPSISMFPELVVCDPLHRRYILLPPLPDGLVASVERQDDEFLGWSCEPSLIPLSDEEAALVEETTFRVIWSASCKTNMAVFVFSSTTGQWRATASQTWSDLVIDRQPLYFIRRHLVGGCVYWVLPMNNTDLLVLDTRTMEFSIADLPPGQWNRQDIAIVDAGEGRLGMLSTGGTEKYLILLRIETPKYLSLSPPIMEFCKLDVRTMQVERMCAESSGFSGSKVCLYADFPPSLLSSPTV